The proteins below are encoded in one region of Candidatus Margulisiibacteriota bacterium:
- the rplJ gene encoding 50S ribosomal protein L10, with translation MVKESKVQVVDELKDKIKNNNYIYFLEYQGLNVEQMTGLRALLKENSSELKIYKNTFSLRALHEARQEAGEEVKKILTGSTALIFSTVDPVKPAKILMDFIKQNDAAKMKGALIQNKFLDTASVKTLSTLPSKEVLIAKLLMLMNSPITGFVNVLQGNLRKFVYAVNAVKEAKEKA, from the coding sequence GTGGTTAAGGAATCTAAAGTACAAGTTGTCGATGAGCTAAAAGACAAAATCAAGAATAACAATTACATCTATTTTCTGGAATATCAGGGTTTGAATGTTGAGCAGATGACCGGTCTGCGGGCATTACTCAAGGAGAATTCATCCGAACTGAAAATTTATAAAAATACTTTCTCCTTAAGGGCTTTGCATGAAGCCAGACAGGAAGCAGGAGAAGAGGTAAAGAAAATACTGACAGGAAGTACCGCCTTAATTTTCAGTACTGTTGACCCGGTAAAACCGGCCAAGATTTTAATGGATTTTATTAAACAGAATGATGCCGCCAAAATGAAAGGCGCGCTTATTCAGAATAAATTTTTGGATACGGCATCTGTAAAAACATTATCAACACTGCCGTCCAAAGAAGTATTAATAGCTAAATTGTTGATGTTGATGAACAGTCCGATTACAGGTTTTGTTAATGTGCTGCAGGGCAATCTGCGTAAATTTGTTTACGCGGTCAATGCCGTAAAAGAAGCCAAAGAAAAAGCGTAA